In Sphingomonas sp. PAMC26645, one DNA window encodes the following:
- a CDS encoding thiolase family protein, producing MTNVVIAGYARSPFHIAGKGELARVRPDDLAAQTIRGLLDKTGVDPAEIEDIILGCAFPEGEQGLNVAKLIAQIADLPISVGGMTVNRFCGSSMSAIHIAYGQIAVGAGEAFICAGLESMSRVPMGGYNPLPNPELAKKSAGAYMGMGETAENVARNYQITRAEQDAFAVKSQDKAAAARADGRLSDEIVTIQTKAGPVSQDGAIRAGTTTEALASLKPAFSAEGSVTAGTSSPLTDGASAVLVTSEEFAKKHGLTILARIKSIGVSGCAPETMGLGPIGASKKALERAGITVADLDVVEINEAFASQAIACIRDLGLKDETINLDGGAIAIGHPLGATGARIVGKAAALLAREGGRYALATQCIGGGQGIATVLERA from the coding sequence GTGACCAACGTCGTCATCGCCGGGTACGCCCGTTCGCCGTTCCACATCGCCGGCAAGGGTGAGCTCGCCCGCGTCCGTCCGGACGATCTCGCCGCGCAGACGATTCGCGGGTTGCTGGACAAGACCGGCGTCGATCCCGCCGAGATCGAGGACATCATCCTCGGCTGCGCGTTCCCCGAGGGCGAGCAGGGCCTCAACGTCGCCAAGCTGATCGCACAGATCGCCGACCTGCCGATCTCGGTCGGCGGCATGACGGTCAACCGGTTCTGCGGCTCGTCGATGAGCGCGATCCACATCGCTTACGGCCAAATTGCGGTCGGCGCGGGCGAGGCGTTCATCTGCGCGGGCCTCGAATCGATGAGCCGCGTGCCGATGGGCGGCTACAACCCCCTCCCCAACCCCGAGCTCGCGAAGAAGAGCGCCGGCGCGTACATGGGCATGGGCGAGACTGCGGAGAACGTAGCACGCAACTACCAGATAACGCGCGCCGAACAGGACGCGTTCGCGGTCAAGAGCCAGGACAAGGCCGCCGCGGCGCGCGCCGATGGCCGCTTGTCCGACGAGATCGTGACGATCCAGACCAAGGCGGGCCCGGTCAGCCAGGACGGCGCGATCCGCGCCGGCACGACCACTGAAGCGCTCGCCAGCCTGAAGCCTGCGTTCAGCGCGGAGGGTTCGGTCACGGCCGGCACGTCGTCGCCGCTGACCGACGGCGCTTCCGCGGTGCTGGTGACTTCCGAGGAGTTCGCGAAGAAGCACGGCCTGACAATCCTCGCGCGGATCAAGTCGATCGGCGTGTCGGGTTGCGCGCCCGAGACGATGGGGCTCGGCCCGATCGGTGCGTCGAAGAAGGCGCTGGAGCGTGCCGGGATCACCGTCGCCGACCTCGACGTGGTCGAGATCAACGAGGCGTTCGCGAGCCAGGCGATCGCCTGCATTCGCGACCTTGGCCTGAAGGACGAGACGATCAACCTCGATGGCGGCGCGATCGCGATCGGTCACCCGCTCGGCGCGACCGGCGCGCGGATCGTCGGCAAGGCGGCCGCGCTGCTGGCGCGCGAGGGCGGCCGCTATGCGCTGGCGACCCAGTGCATCGGCGGCGGTCAGGGCATCGCTACGGTGCTGGAGCGCGCATGA